Proteins from a single region of Acidimicrobiales bacterium:
- a CDS encoding glycosyltransferase, with product MSAARVEGDVTGPGVRRLGHDPVSWPRTPDDRRPRVLHVTGINVGGIAVHLETLLRALGTEAFDLAIAFVSSGHDDPLVEGLGIARFDYSVLDRRPAFTQSFGSPLTLATQLLRLRRLIASTRPDIVHTHTAVAAALGRLAARTVPDTVVVNTVHAFAGHRHQPAYRRVPLGLAERVLERLTDHTIVPSRAMRDLGVESGVLRPDRVDVIPHGLRSAPTDDDPVELLRREVGIGVDVPLVGFFGRLVPQKGVEDLAPMIAGIAEEVPDVELLVVGDGSEMGELRHAVASLGAGSRVHFLGWRRDARRLMGAVDVVVIPSRWEAFGLVGVEAMAAGKPVAAYAVEGIPEVVVDGETGVLVLPGDVDRLSEVVAGLLSSPAQRTRMGAAGVVRFQNRFDHTAMADATADLYRRLLDSAARR from the coding sequence GTGTCCGCCGCTCGAGTCGAGGGAGACGTCACGGGTCCCGGTGTCCGGCGGCTGGGACACGACCCGGTCAGCTGGCCGCGAACCCCTGACGATCGCCGCCCCCGTGTGTTGCACGTGACCGGGATCAACGTCGGAGGTATCGCTGTGCACCTCGAGACGTTGCTCCGCGCGCTCGGGACGGAGGCATTCGACCTCGCCATTGCATTCGTGTCGTCAGGACACGACGACCCCCTCGTAGAGGGGCTCGGCATCGCCCGATTCGACTACTCGGTTCTCGACCGGCGGCCGGCCTTCACACAGTCCTTCGGCTCCCCGCTCACTCTCGCTACCCAGCTCCTTCGGCTGCGGCGCCTGATCGCGAGCACCCGCCCCGACATCGTTCACACCCACACCGCCGTCGCCGCCGCGCTCGGGAGGCTGGCGGCCCGGACGGTGCCGGACACCGTCGTCGTCAATACGGTCCACGCGTTCGCCGGTCACCGTCACCAACCCGCCTACCGGCGCGTGCCGCTCGGATTGGCCGAGCGGGTACTGGAACGCCTGACTGACCACACGATCGTGCCGAGTCGCGCCATGCGCGATCTCGGCGTCGAGAGTGGCGTCCTGCGTCCCGACCGTGTCGACGTCATCCCCCACGGCCTCCGGTCCGCGCCGACGGACGACGACCCGGTAGAGCTCCTGCGCCGTGAGGTCGGGATCGGGGTCGATGTGCCCCTCGTCGGCTTCTTCGGCCGCCTGGTGCCCCAGAAGGGCGTGGAGGATTTGGCCCCGATGATCGCCGGGATCGCCGAGGAGGTGCCAGACGTCGAGTTGCTCGTGGTAGGTGATGGGTCCGAGATGGGGGAGTTGAGGCATGCGGTCGCGAGCCTGGGTGCCGGCTCCCGCGTTCATTTTCTCGGGTGGCGCCGTGACGCGCGTCGACTCATGGGCGCCGTCGACGTCGTCGTCATACCGTCGCGATGGGAGGCCTTCGGTTTAGTAGGGGTCGAAGCGATGGCCGCCGGCAAGCCCGTGGCGGCTTACGCGGTGGAGGGGATTCCCGAGGTCGTCGTCGACGGCGAGACGGGTGTTCTCGTCCTCCCCGGTGACGTCGACCGGCTGTCGGAGGTGGTAGCCGGCCTTTTGTCGAGCCCAGCGCAGCGGACCCGGATGGGAGCTGCCGGTGTGGTGAGGTTCCAGAACCGCTTCGACCACACGGCGATGGCCGACGCGACAGCCGATCTCTACCGTCGTCTTCTCGACTCCGCAGCGCGCCGGTAG
- a CDS encoding nucleotidyltransferase family protein has protein sequence MTDTGGAAGANSQSDELLPRLRVWPEPWQEDLIRAVVAHSDDDAVAAWRRVRARHSLRELQGSSSRLLSMIGRRLARLAPDDEDVATLRTLHRATWAANVRMLGVTLPHVMALADAGMEPLVLKGAVLLEAYHGDLGARSSVDVDILVRRRDFMRALDLLAARGLDTDEDTAMLLRMGHGVGVTDGAASLDVHHLMSSWLDLDEDGLWSHSETISILGNQVHVPSPTDLLTHVVVHGIRPAWPVNLRWIVDALAILRERGGDVDWDRLVAGLDGPAIPLVDAGLSYLAETFDAPVPGAVFDGLAARHVGLRARLLYRVSMTSYLGPTFGNVPGLVSHFARTRRGQGTRALPGDLSEFLTMMLGVERLGELPGVVRARWRRHRRRLKSGGRPSATGG, from the coding sequence GTGACAGACACGGGCGGCGCCGCCGGGGCCAACTCGCAGTCCGACGAACTCCTCCCCCGGCTGCGGGTCTGGCCCGAGCCGTGGCAGGAGGACCTAATCCGCGCGGTGGTGGCCCACAGCGACGACGACGCCGTGGCCGCATGGCGGAGGGTCCGCGCCCGGCACAGCCTCCGCGAGCTCCAGGGATCGTCCTCGCGGCTGTTGTCGATGATCGGCCGACGACTCGCCCGGCTAGCCCCCGACGATGAGGATGTTGCGACGCTCCGCACTCTGCACCGCGCGACATGGGCGGCCAACGTGCGGATGCTGGGCGTCACGCTGCCCCATGTGATGGCGCTGGCCGACGCCGGGATGGAGCCACTCGTCCTCAAGGGCGCCGTCCTTCTCGAGGCCTACCACGGCGACCTGGGGGCACGATCGTCGGTCGATGTCGACATCCTGGTGCGTCGGCGGGACTTCATGCGTGCCCTGGACCTGCTCGCTGCCCGCGGACTCGACACCGACGAGGACACGGCGATGCTCTTGCGCATGGGCCACGGCGTCGGCGTGACCGACGGTGCCGCTTCGCTCGACGTCCACCACCTCATGTCATCGTGGCTCGACCTCGACGAGGACGGACTGTGGAGCCACAGCGAGACCATCTCGATCCTCGGGAATCAGGTGCACGTCCCGTCGCCCACCGACCTCCTCACCCATGTCGTGGTGCACGGGATACGCCCCGCCTGGCCGGTGAACCTGCGCTGGATCGTCGATGCGCTCGCGATTCTGCGCGAACGCGGCGGTGACGTCGACTGGGATCGCCTGGTCGCGGGTCTCGACGGGCCGGCGATCCCGTTGGTCGACGCCGGACTGAGCTATCTCGCGGAGACCTTCGACGCGCCCGTTCCCGGCGCAGTCTTCGATGGACTTGCCGCGCGCCACGTGGGTCTGCGTGCCCGTCTGCTGTACCGGGTGTCGATGACCTCATACCTCGGGCCGACCTTCGGCAATGTGCCCGGGCTCGTGTCGCACTTCGCGCGGACCAGGCGCGGGCAGGGCACACGCGCCCTACCCGGCGACCTGTCGGAGTTCCTCACCATGATGCTCGGTGTCGAGCGCCTCGGCGAACTACCGGGCGTAGTGAGAGCCAGATGGCGGCGCCATCGCCGCCGACTCAAGTCCGGCGGCCGGCCGTCGGCCACCGGTGGCTGA
- a CDS encoding glycosyltransferase — protein sequence MCAIDVVIATLRRPEALSACLDGLAAQTRPYRKLVVVTRDDDDATRALLGARSDERLEVVVVHRPGLDVALRAGVAATTADVVAFIDDDAVAGPDWIARMMDMFSDPSVGAVGGRDRIPGADRPDADLVVGRWTRGGVRAVGNHHRGAGPTRDVDFLKGVNMAVRADVLTVGRGDGLRSRGAQPGWELVTGAAVRAAGLRVVYDPGLVVDHAPARRVGVARGEPDGPAVSDDVVHQIVARAIVARWRAVAAALYLLLMGSRATPGFGRTALAKITRDTDTAGLLTATARGVVSGLAMVARPRRRLVAAAELRADSRRPRPAVVVVGHGIDDSGGQERATAEIIRRTCGDVDYQVVAGTLAPDLVGAVDWHRVRMPPGPFLIRYVWFAVAAGVVVRRLRRRSVLVHTVGAVVPGPIDVCSIHYCWAEAEAQGARPAAAGRLRRCVQRLTASVALSAERRALRPGRVRFAAAVSERTAQAVRSHHEVPEVVVVPDGVDVDHFLPDPVARAGLRNEMGVADGTLVVLFVGGDWLAKGLDVLIGAFARFDDGDGPPAELWIAGRGDPAVAAALADEAGCSGRVRALGFRPDIQRVYAAADVLVHVSRYETFGMVVAEAAASGLPIITGRSVAPDVIVDALPGWLLVDGTVTSVSTALRRVAVDPADARTVGRALRESARLLSWDVAAAETLALYERCVRGVDP from the coding sequence GTGTGCGCCATCGACGTCGTGATAGCGACCCTTCGACGGCCGGAGGCGCTCTCGGCGTGTCTCGACGGGCTCGCAGCACAGACCCGGCCGTACCGAAAGCTCGTCGTGGTCACCCGCGACGACGACGACGCGACCCGTGCGCTACTGGGCGCCCGGTCCGACGAGCGGCTCGAAGTCGTGGTCGTCCACAGGCCGGGCCTTGACGTCGCGCTCCGGGCCGGTGTCGCGGCGACGACCGCCGACGTCGTCGCTTTCATCGACGACGACGCCGTGGCGGGTCCCGACTGGATCGCCCGGATGATGGACATGTTCTCTGATCCGTCGGTGGGCGCGGTCGGTGGCCGGGACCGGATTCCGGGTGCCGACCGACCCGATGCCGACCTGGTGGTCGGACGGTGGACCCGCGGTGGGGTGCGAGCCGTCGGTAATCATCACCGGGGAGCGGGACCAACCCGCGACGTCGATTTCCTGAAGGGCGTGAACATGGCGGTGCGGGCCGACGTCTTGACGGTCGGACGCGGCGACGGACTGCGCAGCCGCGGCGCACAACCGGGATGGGAGCTCGTCACCGGAGCCGCCGTACGGGCTGCAGGTCTACGCGTCGTGTATGACCCCGGCCTGGTGGTGGACCACGCTCCCGCCCGCAGGGTCGGCGTCGCCCGAGGGGAGCCTGACGGCCCTGCAGTGTCAGATGACGTGGTGCACCAGATCGTTGCGAGGGCAATCGTTGCCCGGTGGCGCGCTGTGGCTGCGGCGCTGTATCTCCTGTTGATGGGGTCTCGGGCCACTCCGGGATTCGGGCGGACAGCACTTGCGAAGATCACGCGTGACACCGACACGGCAGGGCTTCTCACGGCCACGGCGCGCGGGGTCGTCTCCGGGCTCGCCATGGTGGCCCGTCCGCGTCGCCGTCTCGTCGCGGCGGCCGAGTTGCGCGCCGACTCTCGGCGGCCGCGGCCCGCGGTCGTGGTGGTGGGTCACGGTATCGATGACTCCGGTGGGCAGGAGCGGGCGACAGCAGAGATCATTCGTCGTACCTGCGGCGACGTGGACTATCAGGTCGTCGCAGGGACACTTGCCCCGGATCTTGTCGGGGCTGTCGATTGGCACCGGGTGCGAATGCCCCCGGGCCCTTTCTTGATCCGATATGTCTGGTTCGCGGTGGCCGCCGGCGTCGTCGTGCGGCGCCTGCGGCGGCGGTCGGTCCTCGTCCATACGGTCGGTGCCGTTGTGCCGGGACCGATAGACGTGTGTTCGATTCACTACTGCTGGGCCGAAGCCGAGGCACAGGGAGCCCGGCCGGCGGCAGCTGGGCGTCTCCGCAGATGCGTGCAACGGTTAACTGCCTCGGTGGCACTCTCCGCGGAGCGCCGTGCCCTTCGTCCGGGGCGTGTGCGGTTTGCAGCGGCCGTCTCCGAGCGGACAGCGCAGGCCGTGCGGTCCCACCATGAGGTACCGGAGGTGGTCGTGGTCCCCGACGGTGTGGACGTCGACCACTTCTTGCCCGACCCTGTGGCCCGTGCGGGGCTGCGCAATGAGATGGGTGTCGCCGATGGCACTCTTGTCGTGCTGTTCGTGGGGGGGGACTGGCTCGCCAAGGGGCTCGACGTCCTCATCGGGGCGTTCGCTCGTTTCGATGACGGCGACGGCCCGCCGGCTGAACTGTGGATCGCGGGGCGAGGCGACCCGGCGGTGGCAGCGGCACTGGCTGACGAGGCAGGTTGTAGTGGGCGGGTCCGTGCCCTCGGCTTTCGTCCCGACATCCAGCGCGTCTACGCAGCCGCTGACGTCCTCGTGCATGTGAGCAGGTACGAGACGTTCGGAATGGTCGTGGCCGAAGCGGCAGCCAGCGGTCTACCCATCATCACGGGACGCAGTGTTGCGCCCGACGTGATCGTCGACGCCCTGCCAGGATGGCTCCTGGTGGACGGGACTGTGACGAGTGTTTCGACGGCCCTGCGCCGCGTCGCCGTGGATCCGGCTGATGCCCGGACGGTGGGCCGGGCCTTGCGGGAATCGGCGCGACTCCTGTCCTGGGACGTGGCTGCGGCGGAGACCCTCGCGCTGTACGAGAGGTGCGTCCGCGGGGTCGACCCTTGA